The sequence TCTACAACATGTTGACGCAAACTGTACAACGCATTGATGCGATTGGGCAAGCTTGTGTCCAATTACCTGAAGATCATGGCATTATTTTCCCTGGTGGCTATTACTTGCAAAATGGCGAATACAAAACCTTTGATCAACCGATGGAAGGGATGTATTTCCGCCGTCTACGCCGTTCACCTAATGGTGAAGACGTGTTATATGTTTTCTACTCCCCTTCACAAGGTCGCCTCGCACTTTTCAATTACAATATGATTGAGCGCAAACTTGCTGTACCTTTAGTCGGGCATGGCTATGCGATGTTAGAAGACGGGAAAATGGTACTGTTTGAAGGTGAAGGCGAAGAAGCAACGCGTGTTCATCCGATGCAAGTTTGGCAAACACCTTTCTATTCTGAAGAATTTGCTGATAAACAACCACCTCGTAATGGTTTCTATGGAAGAATTGGTAACGCAGATTTAGTACGAGGTATTTCCGAAATTTTACATGTTGCAAAAGAGATTGAAGGTAACCAAATTTCTATTGCTCGTTATGAGCAACTTAGCTCACAACCTAAAAATTTGCTCGATCTCTATTATTGGTTTAACGATGAACACTGTTTAGGGATTGGAAAACTACTCAAAGATATCGCTCAAACCAGCGAATTAGTCCTCGATGAATATGAAAAAGTAGAAAGTATTCGTCAGCAATCTACTAAATCCATGCTTGAAGCGGTTAATCGCCAAAAATCACTACTGGCTTTAACTCTGCCTGATAGTTGGACTGATATACAACAATTTGTTGATAGCTTAAATTCACTGAATGCCCATCGTGGACATCTTATTTCCTTACGTGAATTCCGTTATATGGATTTAACCAAGTTAAGTGCGATGGAAACGGAAATTACAGAGGCTCAACAACGTGTTTCTCAAGCTACGGCTCTTTTTCTGGCTAGTGATAAAGCATTACAACCATTTAAAGCTCAGCTTGTTACCTTTGAAAACCTCATTGAGAAAGCACAAAACAGTGCGCAGTTAGATATCCCAATGAATGACATGGAAAAAATGTCTGCTGATTTGGATATGCTCTCTAACTTAATGGCATCTTTAACATTCCAAGATGTTACTCAACAAACGTATATTATTGATGCAATTTCACAGATTTATGCTCAACTAAACCAATCCCGCGCTCGACTACAACAAAAACGCAAATCACAAAATAGTGTCGAAAGTGTGGCACAATTTGGCGCCCAATTTCGCTTGTTTAGCCAAGGGATCACCAATGCATTATCCCTTGCAACCGATCCTGAACGTTGTGACGACCAGCTTTCTCGCTTATTGCTTCAATTAGAAGAGCTCGAAAGCCAATTTAGTCATCATGATGAATTTCTTGATGATATTCTCGCAAAGCGTGAAGAGTTAGTAGAAACCTTTGAGTCGCATAAACAAGTATTACTTGATGAGCGCCAACGTCGATCACAAAGCCTGCTGACTGCGGCAAATCGCTTACTAGAAAATCTACAACGCCGAACATCTCGCCTACAATCACAAGATGAGTTAAATGCCTTTTTCGCATCAGATCCCTTATCATTGAAAACACGAGAAATTATTGAAAAACTAAGAGAAATCAATGATAACGTCAAAGCTGATGATATTGATGCACGTCTAAAATCTTCTCGTGATCAGGCTATTCGAATTCTACGAGATAAAACTGATATTTTTGAAGACGGTGGCAATGTCATTAAATTAGGACCTCGTCACCGCTTTAGTGTTAATACACAAGAGCTTGATCTCACTATCTTGCCTAAAGAAGATAAGCTTTGGCTATACCTAACAGGAACTGATTATCAAGAGCCCATTGAAAATGCGGAGCTTGCGCAATTACAGCCTTATTGGAATGCGTCACTTGAGTCTGAATCAGACACGGTTTATCGTGCCGAATACCTTGCTTACTCCATTATTTATGCAGCAGCGAAACGTCAAGATGATCTTGATTACGAAACACTAAAAGAAGCGCTCACCATTCCTGAAAAGCTTGAAAAACTGGTGCGCGATTTTGCAACACCACGTTATAAAGAAGGCTATGAAAAAGGGATCCACGATCACGATGCGATCGCAATATTAAAAAAACTGATCCCAATCGGGGAAAGCGCCGATCTTCTACGTTATAACCCGACTGCACGCGCAGTCGCCGCACTATTTTGGGAAACAAAACAAAATGAACAATATCCTGCTTTGTGGCCTGAACGGGCAAGAACAGCACTTAATATTCAGCAATTATTTCATACAGACGATGCATTAACCGATCTGCAAGCTGAAATTGAAGCGGACATACGCCTATTTCTTCATGATAATCCGATTGAGTGCGAACACTATATACCGATACAAGCCTCTGAATATTTAAGCTTTGCTTTGGCAAGAACACCCATTGAATTGGTTTATAGCAAATACGCTAAAGAGCTAGTAATCGCACTGCAAAGTCGATTAGAAGAAGCACATATGTGGATAGACTTTAATCGTTCACAGCTAAACTTAGGTACACGATATGCACAGCGTTGGGCACTGATCCAAAATTGGCTACAAGGGTTATGCTCTCTCCCTAATTATGCCGATCTTACACCTTATATTCCGGGTGCTATCGCGATCATTATTTTAGATAAAGTCGCATCAGCACGTTATAGCGAAGCCGATTTATACTTTTCAGTCACGGGCTTATTAGGCTCTCACGCAACAATTGAAAACCAAACGTTATCACTCAGTTTAGATGATTATTTCAGTCGAATGCGCGGGCAAAGAAAGAACTTTATTCCTGCATTTCGACAGTACCTTACATTGCGACAAAAAATCGTCAATGATGAACGTGAACGTTTAAAATTGCATGAATTTAAAGCCAAGCCATTAAGCTCGTTTGTCCGTAATAAGCTGATTAATGATGTTTATTTACCGATTATTGGCGATAATATGGCAAAACAAATTGGTGCTTTAGGGGAAGGAAAACGCACCGATTTAATGGGACTATTATTAATGATCTCCCCGCCGGGCTACGGTAAAACCACATTAATGGAATATGCAGCAGCACGCTTAGGTCTCATTTTTATGAAGATCAATGGTCCTGCATTAGGGCATAACGTGCTATCACTCGATCCGGAACAAGCACCTAATGCAACAGCGAGACAAGAGCTTGAGAAACTCAACTTAGCGCTAGAAATGGGTAATAATGTGATGTTGTATGTGGATGATATTCAGCATACTCACCCTGAATTCTTACAAAAATTTATTTCACTCTGTGATGGAACAAGACGTATTGAAGGGGTATGGAAAGGAAAAACCAAAACCTATGATATGCGTGGTAAAAAATTCTGTGTCGTGATGGCGGGGAATCCTTATACCGAATCTGGAGAAGTCTTCCGCATTCCTGATATGCTGGCTAACCGTGCTGATATTTATAACTTAGGTGAAGTATTAGGCGGCATGGATGAAGCCTTTGCGCTGAGTTATATTGAAAATAGCCTAACCTCTAATGCTGTATTAGCACCACTTGCACTGCGTGATCTGAACGACCTCTATATTTTAGTTGATAAGGCGATGGGGAAATCTGTCTCTACCAACGCATTAAGTTATCCTTATTCTGATGCTGAAATTAATGAAATTGTGATGGTTCTTAAGCATTTAATTACCTTACGAAATGTTATTTTAAAAGTAAATCAGCAATATATTGCCAGTGCCGCTCAATCCGATAAATATCGCACAGAGCCTGCTTTTCGTTTGCAAGGCAGTTACCGCAATATGAATAAGTTAAGTGAGAAAGTGTCTGCGGTAATGAATGATGACGAAATTGAACGCTTGTTAGACGATCACTATCTTGGTGAAGCACAACTGCTCACTACGGGTGCCGAAGAAAACTTACTCAAACTCGCTGAACTGCGTGGAAAATTAACAGAGAAAGACACGATCCGTTGGGAACAAATCAAGAAAGACTTTATGCGTAATAAAGCATTAGGGGGTGATAATGCTGATATTGGCGACCGTGTTGTATCGCAGTTAGCCAACCTTGTTGAAAGTGTGCAAGGTCTACGCTAAAGATAGAAATAGCCCTTTTCAGCCCACTTATTTTAGTGGGCTGTGCTTATCGAGACTATTCTATAAATTAAGTCATTTAATAAACTAATCTAGTTAATAAAAAATAAATTTTTTTAAAACACATTGCTATTAATATTTAATAATATTAAAAATATAATATATCACTGTATTAATATTAAAATTCAATAATTATATAATTAAAACTCATCACTCATTATATTTTAACCATAAAAGATAAAATATTTTAACAATCAATTATATTCAGTACATAAAATCTATATTAACTCACACTCTGAAAAAAATGAAATAAATAAGATAGTAATAAGAATCACTCTTAATCTATTTATGCGATCTCTCTCTAAAGATAGGAAATTAACTTAGGATTAATAGGATAGAAATGATAACATAAAAAATGATATAAATTAATTTTATAATTTACATGATGTTAGTTTAAATAAATTAAAAATTTTTAAATATATTATCTTCAATTTATTAACAAGATAGATAATGAATGTCTCTGTTAATCATTATTTAAACGCACTATTCTAATTTTAAGATTAAAGTGATAAAAACATTATTCTATTTCGACCTAGTTTAAATCGTTTTTATACTAAATTGATAGCAACACAACAAAAATACTTTCAATAAAAGTGGGCGTACTATGAAAAGCATGTTTACGACTCGGGAGCTCCCTGACGTAGATCGGTTTTCCGTATTCAGGGATACAATAAAAGACCGCTTTTTATCGTCTTATGAATGCAATGAAGTCGAATTGCCTCCTCACTCTCGATTTTATGCCAACATTGTCGAGCAGAAGGTGACAAATATTCGTTTTATTCAGCTAGAGTCTAATGGTCACTGGGCAAGCAGCCGTCCTTTAACCCATAAACTTAGCTTAGAAGAGCATTTTCAAATTGAGATACAGCGTTCAGGGACCAGCCACCTTACTCAAGATGGAAGAACCGCATTTCTACGGCAGGGAGACTTTTGTATTTTTGATATGGCAAGACCCGTATCATGGTCTTTTGATAATGATTACTCATTATTTAAAATTTTGATCCCAAGAGAAAAACTCGCATCACGCTTAGGTAATACCCAAAATCTTACCGCAAGAGCAATTCGAGGTAATAGCGTGACAGGATCTCTCGTTTATAGCTTTGTCATGCGTTATATTCCTTTCCTAGATTCAATGCCACCACAGCATGCGCAACAACTTGCTGATATTTTATTGAATTTAATTACGTCCGCTTTCAGTGAATACAGTATTGCAACTCCTCCTCAAAGTTTAGGAAGGTCAACGCTGTTTTATTTTGCTCAGCACTATCTTGAGCAACACCTGTCTGATCCAGATCTCAGCGTGAATGAATGTGCCAATGCTTGTGGGATCTCCGTGCGCTATTTACAGATGTTATTTAAAGAACAAAATACCTCTGTACTTCGTTGGATCTACCAAAAACGTCTTGAGAATTATAAAACGGCTTTAGTCAATCCTCTTTTAGCAGAGAAAAATATTACACAATTAGCGTATGAATGTGGATTTAGCGATATTTCTAATTTAAGTCGAAAATTTAAATCCGAATTTTTTATGACCCCATCAGAGTATCGGAAAATACATTCATTAAGATAAATAAACTTATTATCTCCCCCTCTAGTTAAATTTTTGGAGGTTATTCTAGAAGGGGGATAAAAGTTATCACATCAGCCGTAACGAAACTCAATCCCTAATGTGCCACACGGATATTCCCATTTTTTTAAAATCGTCTCACCACATAAAACACGGCAAGTACCACACTCTAAACATCCGGCATAATCAAAAAGATATTGCCCCTTTTCATCTTTTTTATATAAACCCGCTGGGCAAGCTTTCATTAAGATTTCAAATTGTGCAGGATCAATATCATCCTTTAAGACGATATGTGGATTTTCTTCATCTACATTAAATTTATTGACCCCTAATTTAACGTCTACGTTTACTTGGCTCATAAAGAACGTACCCCCTTAAATCCATCTTTAATTAAGTTCATTACACCGACTTTCTTAACTTGAGACAGTATTTTCTTACGCACCGGTTTTTCTGGACCATTAATCACGAATAAGTCATGCATGACATTGGCAGCCATTTGCGGATAATCCGTAAAGAATCTTGTATTATCGAGGAAAGAAGGTAAGTCTTTGTATAACTTCATATCTTTCATGACGAAACTGTCATTTAATAAAGATTGATAGCAACTGAGTTCTTTTTGGCTATAGCTGTTTTGCTCTTTCGCCATTAATACGGCTTTTGCAGCTGCTTCACCAGAAGCAATCGCTAAATCCATCCCTCTTACGGTATAGCCAACGTTGAGACAAAATCCAGCAGCATCTCCCGCAACTAATACGCCATCTTTGACTAATTCAGACACCATATTCATGCCACCTTCTGGCACCATATGCGCTGAATATTCTAATAATTTGCCATCTTTAATAAGCGGTGCAACAACAGGATGTTGTTTAAAGTCTTCTAATAATTGGGGAACCGTTTTTTCGAACTTATCGACATTATGTAGCCCCAAAACAAGGCCTAAAGACACCGTGTTTTTGTTGGTATATAAAAATCCGCCACCTAAATATCCGCCTGATGGTGCGCCAGCAAAAAGCCAAGCTAAACCTTCATCGTGAGTACACCCAAATCGATCTTCCATTTGTTGTGGCGTGAATTCCAATAACTCTTTAACCCCCACCGCTACGGTGTGAGGATTAACTTTTTGTGTCATCCCTAACTGTCTTGCTAATAATGAATTAACACCATCAGCGAGGATAACCACATGGGCTTCAATTTCATCATCACCCGCTTTAACACCACACACTTTTCCGTCTTTCACCAACACTTCATCAACACGAACACCGGTGATCACTTGTGCGCCAGCGTTTTCTGCTTTTTCCATTAACCATTGATCAAAAGAAGAACGTAATACGGTATAAGAGCGAGCGGCTTCCTCTTCTTGCTGAGTATGTTGATAATCTAAAGTGACCCCATCGGTTTCTGTGAGCATGGAAATTTTTTCACGTGTCACAAGGCGCTCAACGGGGGCTTCTTGAGCAAAATTGGGAATGATTTTTTCAAGACTGTGCGCGTATAAACGTCCGCCTGTCATATTTTTACTGCCAGCGAAATTACCTCGCTCTACAACTAAAACATCACACCCTGCTTGTGCTAATACATAGGCAGCAGTACCACCAGCAAGTCCACCACCCACAATAATGGCGTCAAAAATATCGTCTGACATACTTTCCTATCCTTTTATTATGTGTGGCCGCTTAGCAAATAATCGCTAAGCGACCTACGGTGATTAGCCGCCAAGCTTCGCGGTTAATGCAGGTAACACTTTGTAGAGATCACCAACAATACCGTAATCCACCATATTGAAAATGGGGGCGTTTTTATCTTTGTTGATAGCAACGATGATTTTTGTTCTATCCACACCCACCATATGCTGGATTTGCCCTGAAATACCGACAGCCACATAAACATCCGCACCCAAAGTCACGCCGGAAACGCCAATGTAGCGATCGTGTTCCATCCAGCCTTCACCTTCAGCAATTGGACGTGAACAACCGACTTCGCCTTGAAGGGCTTTCGCTAATGCTGACGCTAATGCAATATCATCCGCCTGACCAAAACCGCGTCCGACACCCACAACACAATGCGCTTTACCTAAATCAACGGTACTACCTTGTTTTGGCTTACGCGCTAATACTTTTAATGTATGTGCAGGCGCGATAAAGGGACTTTGCACCACTTGTGCATTGGGTGCGTCTTTGATGGTTTCCACATCGAGTGCACTGCCCATAGTAGCAATAGCATAAGGTGAGCGGATTTCTGCTTTCGCATGCGCTAACCCCCCATAGACTTGGTGTGTGGCAATCACCGCATTATTTTCAATAGCAAGACTTAATGCATCACTGACAACTCCCGCTTTTAAAGTCACCCCAAGACGCGCTGCAATCGCTTTTGCGCGTTTTGATGAAGCAAGTAGAACCAATGCGTTCTCACCCGCTTCTTTAATAATTTCGGCAAAAGAAGCCGCATAATCTTCAGCAATTACACCGTCTTGCGGGGCAAAGCAATAAACACAATCAGCGCCTAAATTGACACATTCACGCGTGCTTTCATCATCGCCAATAAACAGCACATTAAACTTTTCACCAAGACCACGCGCAAACGCAATCAGCTTTGCTAAATCATCCGCTTTTTCGGCATAAACAAAGGTAGTAGGTAGTAAACTAGCCATTTTTAATCTCCTTATTGATTAACCGCTTGGCGTAAATGTTCAGCAAAAGTGGCAATATTTTCATCTGAATCACCGTCTAAAATAATACCCAGGCGATCAGATTGCTCTGGCGCACAAACTTGTGTTTGCACCACTGTCAGCGCAGAAATATCCACACCGATATCACCTAACCCTAGCTTTTCAACGGGCTTTTTATTCGCGGCTAAAATCGCTTTCATTGAAGGGAGTTTGGGGGTGTTAATGCTTGAAGTGACACACACAATGGCAGGCAATGTCAGTTCAAGTTCTTCAGTGATATTCTCTAAATCGCGTTCAACAATGATTTTGTCACCCTCAACGGTGATTTTATTTACGGCGTTTACACAAGGTAACCCCAAATATTC comes from Proteus vulgaris and encodes:
- a CDS encoding DNA repair ATPase, translating into MSEILDTNREQEILDSAVAQGGAYEILRKRLTEQGQQLHQKAAKLNQHRLDEFGQSQMDIIGRIRIRTENNCQARDIVRVGEWLLFGYNVFLGLKREIHLEDVFSLYRLIENEGEFDVEAVPYENTFLNDNRFIQDFTELYTYYKNTQLLQLVERDGKLLASFQIGERITDVRVFRWAISSDKQRIEYIDNRGERDIALPPAYDFEWTKTQREDTVNGRFPHINILDTVFVETTGGDLTVKCENNTEDGLGIYREAVLDKNQSLDDAQIEYAQTGSLILLKVLPYREENWRYLVYNMLTQTVQRIDAIGQACVQLPEDHGIIFPGGYYLQNGEYKTFDQPMEGMYFRRLRRSPNGEDVLYVFYSPSQGRLALFNYNMIERKLAVPLVGHGYAMLEDGKMVLFEGEGEEATRVHPMQVWQTPFYSEEFADKQPPRNGFYGRIGNADLVRGISEILHVAKEIEGNQISIARYEQLSSQPKNLLDLYYWFNDEHCLGIGKLLKDIAQTSELVLDEYEKVESIRQQSTKSMLEAVNRQKSLLALTLPDSWTDIQQFVDSLNSLNAHRGHLISLREFRYMDLTKLSAMETEITEAQQRVSQATALFLASDKALQPFKAQLVTFENLIEKAQNSAQLDIPMNDMEKMSADLDMLSNLMASLTFQDVTQQTYIIDAISQIYAQLNQSRARLQQKRKSQNSVESVAQFGAQFRLFSQGITNALSLATDPERCDDQLSRLLLQLEELESQFSHHDEFLDDILAKREELVETFESHKQVLLDERQRRSQSLLTAANRLLENLQRRTSRLQSQDELNAFFASDPLSLKTREIIEKLREINDNVKADDIDARLKSSRDQAIRILRDKTDIFEDGGNVIKLGPRHRFSVNTQELDLTILPKEDKLWLYLTGTDYQEPIENAELAQLQPYWNASLESESDTVYRAEYLAYSIIYAAAKRQDDLDYETLKEALTIPEKLEKLVRDFATPRYKEGYEKGIHDHDAIAILKKLIPIGESADLLRYNPTARAVAALFWETKQNEQYPALWPERARTALNIQQLFHTDDALTDLQAEIEADIRLFLHDNPIECEHYIPIQASEYLSFALARTPIELVYSKYAKELVIALQSRLEEAHMWIDFNRSQLNLGTRYAQRWALIQNWLQGLCSLPNYADLTPYIPGAIAIIILDKVASARYSEADLYFSVTGLLGSHATIENQTLSLSLDDYFSRMRGQRKNFIPAFRQYLTLRQKIVNDERERLKLHEFKAKPLSSFVRNKLINDVYLPIIGDNMAKQIGALGEGKRTDLMGLLLMISPPGYGKTTLMEYAAARLGLIFMKINGPALGHNVLSLDPEQAPNATARQELEKLNLALEMGNNVMLYVDDIQHTHPEFLQKFISLCDGTRRIEGVWKGKTKTYDMRGKKFCVVMAGNPYTESGEVFRIPDMLANRADIYNLGEVLGGMDEAFALSYIENSLTSNAVLAPLALRDLNDLYILVDKAMGKSVSTNALSYPYSDAEINEIVMVLKHLITLRNVILKVNQQYIASAAQSDKYRTEPAFRLQGSYRNMNKLSEKVSAVMNDDEIERLLDDHYLGEAQLLTTGAEENLLKLAELRGKLTEKDTIRWEQIKKDFMRNKALGGDNADIGDRVVSQLANLVESVQGLR
- a CDS encoding helix-turn-helix domain-containing protein codes for the protein MKSMFTTRELPDVDRFSVFRDTIKDRFLSSYECNEVELPPHSRFYANIVEQKVTNIRFIQLESNGHWASSRPLTHKLSLEEHFQIEIQRSGTSHLTQDGRTAFLRQGDFCIFDMARPVSWSFDNDYSLFKILIPREKLASRLGNTQNLTARAIRGNSVTGSLVYSFVMRYIPFLDSMPPQHAQQLADILLNLITSAFSEYSIATPPQSLGRSTLFYFAQHYLEQHLSDPDLSVNECANACGISVRYLQMLFKEQNTSVLRWIYQKRLENYKTALVNPLLAEKNITQLAYECGFSDISNLSRKFKSEFFMTPSEYRKIHSLR
- a CDS encoding ferredoxin, which translates into the protein MSQVNVDVKLGVNKFNVDEENPHIVLKDDIDPAQFEILMKACPAGLYKKDEKGQYLFDYAGCLECGTCRVLCGETILKKWEYPCGTLGIEFRYG
- a CDS encoding FAD-dependent oxidoreductase — protein: MSDDIFDAIIVGGGLAGGTAAYVLAQAGCDVLVVERGNFAGSKNMTGGRLYAHSLEKIIPNFAQEAPVERLVTREKISMLTETDGVTLDYQHTQQEEEAARSYTVLRSSFDQWLMEKAENAGAQVITGVRVDEVLVKDGKVCGVKAGDDEIEAHVVILADGVNSLLARQLGMTQKVNPHTVAVGVKELLEFTPQQMEDRFGCTHDEGLAWLFAGAPSGGYLGGGFLYTNKNTVSLGLVLGLHNVDKFEKTVPQLLEDFKQHPVVAPLIKDGKLLEYSAHMVPEGGMNMVSELVKDGVLVAGDAAGFCLNVGYTVRGMDLAIASGEAAAKAVLMAKEQNSYSQKELSCYQSLLNDSFVMKDMKLYKDLPSFLDNTRFFTDYPQMAANVMHDLFVINGPEKPVRKKILSQVKKVGVMNLIKDGFKGVRSL
- a CDS encoding FAD-binding protein; translated protein: MASLLPTTFVYAEKADDLAKLIAFARGLGEKFNVLFIGDDESTRECVNLGADCVYCFAPQDGVIAEDYAASFAEIIKEAGENALVLLASSKRAKAIAARLGVTLKAGVVSDALSLAIENNAVIATHQVYGGLAHAKAEIRSPYAIATMGSALDVETIKDAPNAQVVQSPFIAPAHTLKVLARKPKQGSTVDLGKAHCVVGVGRGFGQADDIALASALAKALQGEVGCSRPIAEGEGWMEHDRYIGVSGVTLGADVYVAVGISGQIQHMVGVDRTKIIVAINKDKNAPIFNMVDYGIVGDLYKVLPALTAKLGG